CGCGCCGCCTCGTTATCCAGCATTTAATGCTGCATGCTGTCAGCATCGAAACATTTTGCATCAGAAAAGCACCCGCCCGCCGATTTGCACCCGCCATCCTGTAGCGCTATGGTTAGCCTCTTTTTAAAAGAATGCGACAGACAACCCGCTATGACGTTTTCACTTTTCGGCGACAAATTTACCCGCCATGCAGGCATTACGCGCCTCATGGAAGATCTCAACGACGGGTTACGCACCCCCGGCGCTATCATGCTGGGCGGCGGAAACCCGGCGCAAATCCCGGCGATGAACCACTATTTCCAGGAATTGCTGGCCTCAATGCTCGAAAGCGGCAAAGTGACTGATGCGCTTTGCAATTATGACGGTCCGCGCGGAAAAAGTGAGCTGCTGGAAGCCCTGGCGGGCATGTTGCGAAAAGAGTTTGGCTGGGATGTCGAACCACAGAATATTGCTCTGACAAATGGCAGTCAGAGCGCATTTTTCTACTTGTTTAACCTATTTGCTGGCCGTCAGGCGGACGGGACGTCGAAAAAAGTGCTGTTCCCTCTGGCACCTGAATACATCGGCTACGCGGATTCCGGGCTCGAGGACGACCTGTTCGTCTCTGCGCGCCCGAATATCGAACTGCTGCCGGAAGGCCAGTTTAAATATCATGTGGATTTCGAGCATCTGCATATCGGCCCGGAAACCGGCATGATCTGCGTATCGCGCCCAACCAACCCGACCGGCAACGTGATCACCGACGACGAGCTGATTAAGCTCGACGCGCTGGCGAATCAGCACAATATTCCGCTGGTGATTGATAACGCCTACGGTCTGCCGTTCCCGGGCATTATCTTTAGCGAAGCGCGCCCGCTCTGGAACCCGAATATCATTCTGTGCATGAGCCTCTCCAAGCTCGGCCTGCCGGGTAGCCGCTGCGGCATTATCATCGGCAATGAAAAAGTCATCTCAGCCATCAGCAACATGAACGGGATCATCAGCCTGGCACCGGGCGGCATCGGCCCTGCGATGGCCTGCGAGATGATTAAGCGCAACGATCTGCTGCGTCTGTCTCAGGAAGTAATAAAACCCTTCTACCAGCAGCGCGTTCAGGACACGATCGCCATCATTCGCCGTTATCTGTCGCCGGAGCGCTGCCTCATTCACAAACCGGAAGGCGCGATTTTCCTGTGGCTGTGGTTTAAAGATTTGCCGATCACTACCGAACTGCTCTACCAGCGCCTGAAAAAGCGTGGCGTCCTGATGGTGCCGGGCGATTTCTTCTTTCCGGGGCTGGATAAACCGTGGCCGCATACGCACCAGTGCATGCGCATGAACTACGTGCCGGAGCCGGAGAAAATCGAGGCGGGCGTGAAAATCCTGGCGGCAGAGATTGAGCGCGCCTGGCAGGAAGCGGGGCAGTAATCTCTCGGCCTCAGAGAAAACGCCGCCTCCTGGCGGCGTTTTTGTTC
The genomic region above belongs to Cronobacter malonaticus LMG 23826 and contains:
- the avtA gene encoding valine--pyruvate transaminase, with the protein product MTFSLFGDKFTRHAGITRLMEDLNDGLRTPGAIMLGGGNPAQIPAMNHYFQELLASMLESGKVTDALCNYDGPRGKSELLEALAGMLRKEFGWDVEPQNIALTNGSQSAFFYLFNLFAGRQADGTSKKVLFPLAPEYIGYADSGLEDDLFVSARPNIELLPEGQFKYHVDFEHLHIGPETGMICVSRPTNPTGNVITDDELIKLDALANQHNIPLVIDNAYGLPFPGIIFSEARPLWNPNIILCMSLSKLGLPGSRCGIIIGNEKVISAISNMNGIISLAPGGIGPAMACEMIKRNDLLRLSQEVIKPFYQQRVQDTIAIIRRYLSPERCLIHKPEGAIFLWLWFKDLPITTELLYQRLKKRGVLMVPGDFFFPGLDKPWPHTHQCMRMNYVPEPEKIEAGVKILAAEIERAWQEAGQ